One window of the SAR202 cluster bacterium genome contains the following:
- a CDS encoding acyl dehydratase: protein MQKTVGEIYTSNNVLIEQIQINQYAEASGDDNPIHLDSEFAQNSNFGGIVAHGMLVLAQISELLTSIFGTNWIHNGHLDIRFRRPVYVKDSIQAIIEITSIESINNKSEINCKVSCIKNNDESVIVGTAIIYI, encoded by the coding sequence ATGCAAAAAACTGTTGGCGAAATATATACATCAAACAATGTTCTTATTGAACAAATTCAAATTAATCAATATGCAGAAGCCTCTGGGGATGATAATCCAATTCACCTAGACTCTGAATTTGCACAAAATAGTAACTTTGGCGGTATTGTCGCTCATGGTATGTTAGTGTTGGCTCAGATTTCTGAGTTGTTAACCAGTATATTTGGGACTAACTGGATACATAATGGTCATTTAGATATTAGATTTCGTAGGCCAGTGTATGTTAAAGATTCGATTCAAGCTATAATTGAAATTACATCTATAGAATCTATCAACAATAAAAGTGAAATAAACTGTAAAGTTTCTTGTATCAAAAATAATGACGAATCAGTAATTGTTGGTACAGCGATAATATATATATGA
- the plsX gene encoding phosphate acyltransferase PlsX codes for MFSVALDAMGGDYGPIETIEAALKIINDHGYVVYLVGEESKINNILSGKSYDKSLLYVVNADSVIQDNDNPLKALREKPNASIVQCMNLAKSGTVDAVVSMGSTGASMASASLILGLLEGIERPAIGGPMLGSLSDVVFLDVGSNLDCRPSQLLGFGAIGTVFSANIQGKDNPRVGLLNVGTESNKGNKQIKDAYELFDKSSLNFIGNIESVDLFTDKVDVAICDGFIGNILLKYTEGIGYAIINKIGSMVADFLPPELVQKLYNEIADKMNVAEIGGGGPLFGVNGIVIVGHGRSKADSIANGILLAKRAYDVELTNLIRKAIDTV; via the coding sequence ATGTTTAGTGTTGCTTTAGATGCAATGGGTGGTGATTATGGTCCAATTGAAACCATTGAAGCTGCCCTGAAAATTATTAATGATCATGGATATGTAGTTTACCTTGTTGGAGAAGAATCTAAAATAAATAATATCCTTTCTGGTAAAAGTTATGATAAATCTCTTCTTTATGTTGTTAACGCTGATAGTGTTATTCAAGACAATGATAATCCATTAAAAGCATTAAGAGAAAAACCAAATGCTTCAATAGTCCAGTGTATGAATTTAGCAAAATCAGGCACAGTTGATGCAGTTGTTAGTATGGGCTCTACTGGGGCATCTATGGCTAGTGCGTCGCTGATTCTAGGTTTACTTGAAGGTATAGAAAGGCCAGCTATTGGTGGACCAATGCTGGGATCATTATCAGATGTTGTATTTTTAGATGTTGGTAGCAACTTGGATTGTAGACCATCTCAGTTACTTGGTTTTGGTGCAATAGGAACAGTTTTCTCAGCAAATATTCAAGGAAAGGATAATCCACGGGTTGGTTTATTAAATGTAGGTACTGAATCAAACAAAGGAAATAAACAAATAAAAGATGCATATGAATTGTTTGATAAAAGTTCATTAAATTTTATTGGTAATATTGAGAGTGTGGATTTGTTTACAGATAAAGTAGATGTTGCAATTTGCGATGGATTTATAGGTAATATTCTTTTGAAATACACTGAAGGCATTGGTTATGCCATAATAAACAAAATTGGATCTATGGTCGCAGATTTTCTTCCTCCAGAATTAGTGCAGAAATTATATAATGAAATCGCTGATAAAATGAATGTTGCTGAAATAGGTGGTGGCGGGCCACTATTTGGCGTAAATGGTATCGTAATTGTTGGGCATGGACGATCTAAAGCAGATAGTATAGCAAATGGTATTTTATTAGCTAAACGAGCATATGATGTGGAATTAACTAATCTAATTAGAAAAGCAATAGATACTGTTTAA
- the fabG gene encoding 3-oxoacyl-[acyl-carrier-protein] reductase produces MTGVDKKIALITGGARGIGKSIVLNMAKNNYDIILNYNQSQESANALAKEVENISNSKVKVVQADVSKELEVQKMFLEISEEFSGVDVLINNAGITKDGLSMRMKIEDWDSVINTNLRGSYLCSQLAIKSMMSNRWGRIINISSVIGLHGNAGQSNYSASKAGLIGLTKSMSKELASRNITVNAIAPGFIKTEMVETISEKMQEGILSRISMNRFGESDDVAYLVEFLASEKASYITGQVITVDGGLAL; encoded by the coding sequence ATGACAGGCGTAGATAAAAAAATAGCATTAATTACAGGTGGTGCTCGCGGGATTGGGAAGAGTATTGTTTTGAATATGGCTAAAAATAATTACGATATTATTCTTAATTATAATCAATCACAAGAATCAGCAAATGCTTTAGCAAAAGAAGTGGAAAATATTAGCAATAGCAAAGTAAAAGTGGTACAGGCTGATGTTTCAAAAGAATTAGAAGTGCAAAAAATGTTTTTAGAAATATCCGAAGAATTTTCAGGAGTAGACGTTTTAATTAATAATGCTGGAATAACCAAAGATGGCTTATCTATGCGTATGAAAATTGAAGATTGGGATAGTGTGATTAATACAAATTTAAGAGGTTCATACCTGTGTTCTCAACTTGCCATAAAATCAATGATGTCCAACAGATGGGGTAGAATAATCAATATTTCTTCAGTAATTGGATTACATGGGAACGCAGGACAATCAAATTACTCAGCTTCTAAAGCAGGATTGATTGGGTTAACAAAATCTATGTCTAAAGAATTAGCTTCTAGAAATATAACTGTAAATGCTATTGCTCCTGGATTTATTAAGACTGAAATGGTTGAAACTATATCTGAAAAAATGCAAGAAGGTATTCTTTCTAGAATTTCCATGAATCGATTTGGAGAAAGCGATGATGTGGCATATTTGGTGGAATTTTTAGCTTCAGAAAAAGCAAGCTATATTACTGGACAAGTTATAACAG